ACCGATATGTGGCCATCTGCAACCCATTGAAGTATACCACCATTATGTCCAAAACTGTCTGCATTCCATTGGTGGTGTTCTGCTATATAGCTGGACTTCTGAATTCATCCATACAAGTGGGATTTCGTTTAAGATTAACCTGCTGTAATTCCAACATCATCAACCATTTCTTCTGTGatggacctcctctgcttcatctTTATTGTTCTGACATACAACTCGTTCAGATTCTGCTCTTTGCTTTTGTAGGATTTAATGAGGTTGCAACTACATCCCTAGTAGTAATCTCCTATTGCTGTATCATTGTCACAGTCCTTCAAATGCGATCACTTGCAAGTATTTACAAagcattctctacttgctcttcCCACTTGATTGTTGTCTGCACCTTCTATGGGACTCTCCTGTTCATGTACCTGCGCCCTAGTTCCAGCTATTCCTTGGAGCAAGACAAGATCGTATCGGTCTTTTACACTGTGATCATTCCTGTGCTCAACCCAATTATATATAGTTTAAGGAATAAAGAAGTTAGAAATGCCATGAAAAAAACATTTCAGAGAATAGCCACTTCCATGTAATTTGCAAACAAAATTTAGGAGAACATATTGATGCCACTTACTTGCCATAAAtgcattatattttttatttttaaaaaatcctttgaaGTATCTACCATTGTTTTAGAGTTATTTTTTACTTGTCCTTCCAAAGATTTTGTACTGAGTTTCTTTTATGCATGCAATGGATGTTCTTTGTCATGTCACTGAGCAGAATAATTTATCTTAATGAAATCCACATTCCAATAATCCTAATCCAATAAACTTTTTCATGTTTCTAgaatgcatgggggaattgccaGCTATAAAGATCTTATAGCTTTCTGATGTCTGGGTGAAAGGAAGTGTTGGCAACCCAAACTCCCTGTGCCTCAAATTCTTATTTGAAACCCCATAACTGTGATTCTAGACCTGTATCAGGTGGCAAACTTTCTAGATCTTTGAGTGTGCTATGTTTAATTGTACATTTGTCACATCCATTATGTAATAAACACtacaatttaaatatatttacccTAAAAAATCCACCCAATTACTCTAATTTCTTCTTAAAACCCAGAATACTGACCGTGCAATATATGGATGGCAACAACTGTACCTTGGTGGATGAATTCATTCTTGTTGAATTTACTGATCAACTGATCAGTAACTATCAGAACTATAGATCATCCTATACATAATCTCCCTTCTGGTTTATATTGTCATTATTGTGGGAAATACTGGACTAATTGTAATACAAAGGATTGATTCTCATCTTCAGATTCCAATATACCTCTTTCTCAGCAATTTGTCCTTCCCCATCATGTGCTATGCCTCTACCATTATCCCCAAGCTATTAGTGGATTTCTTATCACATGAAAACACATTCTGTATTCTAGTTGTTTGACcaaattatatttatatgttgTTTCTGCAACCACAGACTCCTATCTCATTGCCACTATGGCATACAATGTAACTGTTTCTAATCCCttgatgtattattatttattagatttgtatgctgcccctctcggagAACTGTCATCATATCTCATAGACTATGTGTATGACCGGTATTGGGGTTCTATGCATGTGGATTTCTAAACACAACTATACAGATAACGTTAAAAATATCATTTGACTCCAACATCATCAACCATTTCTTATGTGACTGGCCACCTTTAATCAAGCTGGCTTGCTCTGAAAGTTGTCTCAATCAAATCCATGTTTTTTTGTTGGATTTAATGAAGTTACTCCCACATTCATAATCCTCCTCTCTTACTTTTGCATCTTATCTCCCATCCTCAGGATGCAGACCATAGAGGGCAAGCACAAGGTTTTCTCAATTTGCACTGCATATCCGACCACTGTTAGTTTCTTCTatgtgctgtggttagctctggcccagctcctgccccaaggaacgtgcaggtggatgtaggggaaaaATCCACataccacaggcctgttttgctcccgatggaatctgccgacgaaccctcctctgaccaaggaagtgtgagtgacagggaagaggggagtttggcagacagcccaggagaagatcaatcatctgtatcatccttggattctgaacaagaaccaatgacacttccacgcatgcatagagtgatgcattggagacaacaactgaaggattattacaagagaaaatgaggccacctgtggttgggtggggctgctgtaattagtgctacagataaaagtgcaacctggtgttttagcctcatggcagtttatctgattcattgtttcgtcaagatcgtggtttttgtgctgttcaagattgtgtatggattctctggactttagaattggactcaatttcccagttattcggtgagcaattggattgcatttaacctgtgccttgtgtttatcagaaaatctctttgacatttaaaaagggagctgtttctgtttttctgtttataaaaacttttgggtttttcttttatcgtatggtgtgtgtcttcctggactaattaccctgtaattacgggcagttgaaacacgctggcagaacactatGGAATCCTTCTCTTTATGTATTTGTAACCTAGCTCTAGTTTCTCCCTGGAACAGGATAAAATCATTTCAGTGATATATATTGTAACAATCTTCTTTCTCAATCTTTTGATATATAGCCTCAGGAACCGAGAGGTGCAGATTGCCATATTAAAAATAAGAGAGATTCAGAATGTCTCTGTGGATGTCACCTTAACTTTGACATTAAGTCTTTCAACTGTTATGAGAAACAACAAGAAGATAAACACTTTAAATAATAACTAAAGCAAACCaaatattgaataaaataatgctgaaattttgccaagaaaattgcagggagtTGTTGAGACAGTCTTCAAGACTTGAATATGACTGAACAAATATCCAGA
This genomic window from Erythrolamprus reginae isolate rEryReg1 chromosome 1, rEryReg1.hap1, whole genome shotgun sequence contains:
- the LOC139166477 gene encoding olfactory receptor 5AS1-like — its product is MIGGNCTEVKEFTLLGFTNHVMQQYVLFVIFLLIYVITIVGNIGIIVVVKNDSHLQTPMYFLLSNLSFLDLCYSSVVTPKMLMNFLVQKKVISYTACFLQQYLYCCFATTECYLVAVMAYDRYVAICNPLKYTTIMSKTVCIPLVVFCYIAGLLNSSIQVGFRLRLTCCNSNIINHFFCDGPPLLHLYCSDIQLVQILLFAFVGFNEVATTSLVVISYCCIIVTVLQMRSLASIYKAFSTCSSHLIVVCTFYGTLLFMYLRPSSSYSLEQDKIVSVFYTVIIPVLNPIIYSLRNKEVRNAMKKTFQRIATSM